A window of Microbacterium hominis genomic DNA:
ACCGGGCCGGCCTCGGGCGCGTACATCGACTATCTGCTCCCCGGCATCCTGCTGATCACGATCGCCTCGGGCGTCGCGTACACGTCGTACCGGCTGTTCCTCGACCTGCAGGGCGGGATCTTCGAACGGTTCCAGTCCATGCCGATCGCGCGCTCCAGCGTGCTGTGGGCGCACGTGCTCACCTCGCTCGTGGCCAACCTCGTGTCGCTGGCGCTCGTGATCGCCGTCGCGTTCCTCATGGGTTTCCGCACCGGGGCGGACCCGGCTGCGTGGCTGGCCGTGACCGGCATCCTCGTGCTGTTCACCCTCGCGCTGACCTGGCTCGCGGTGATCGCGGGGCTGTCGGCGAAGTCGGTCGACGGTGCGAGCGCGTTCTCCTATCCGCTCATCTTCCTGCCGTTCATCAGCTCCGCGTTCGTGCCGACCGCGTCGATGCCGGGGCCGGTGCGCGTGTTCGCGGAGTACCAGCCGGTCACCTCGATCGTGAACGCCATCCGCGACCTGTTCGCGCAGGAGCCGGTCTCGGCCGATCTGTGGATCGCGCTCGCGTGGTGCGTCGGCA
This region includes:
- a CDS encoding ABC transporter permease, which gives rise to MSVHVVGDTAVLTGRSLRHITRSADTIITTAVTPIALMLLFVFVFGGAIDTGPASGAYIDYLLPGILLITIASGVAYTSYRLFLDLQGGIFERFQSMPIARSSVLWAHVLTSLVANLVSLALVIAVAFLMGFRTGADPAAWLAVTGILVLFTLALTWLAVIAGLSAKSVDGASAFSYPLIFLPFISSAFVPTASMPGPVRVFAEYQPVTSIVNAIRDLFAQEPVSADLWIALAWCVGILVVAYAIAMAIYRRRFR